Proteins found in one Brevibacillus brevis genomic segment:
- a CDS encoding alpha/beta fold hydrolase gives MLQPQENRTITRKFFQSGNVKLSYLDFGGGSQRVLLLLHGHMNDSRTFSAFASRFTDWRVIGLDQRGHGWSEHAPDTDYSREGYLNDILAFVQTVLDGAPVTIVGHSLGGVNAYQFAARYPELVNAVIVEDIGVEIKADLSFAEKLPHRSPSLHDLRKSLEEAGVRAVDYFSESVFEDEQGWGFRSDLKGMPISQRHINGEWWNEWLASSCPILLIHGKKSFVLDESQAERMVTQRPNTRLASFAECGHDIHSTDPDGYYQAVRSFLDELKE, from the coding sequence ATGCTTCAGCCACAAGAAAACAGGACGATAACAAGGAAATTTTTCCAATCAGGTAACGTAAAACTATCTTACCTCGATTTTGGCGGGGGCAGTCAAAGAGTTTTGCTCCTGCTGCATGGTCATATGAATGATTCACGAACTTTTTCAGCGTTTGCTTCCAGATTCACAGATTGGCGCGTGATTGGATTGGATCAACGAGGTCACGGTTGGAGCGAGCATGCCCCAGATACGGATTATTCACGTGAAGGCTATCTCAACGACATTCTCGCCTTTGTTCAGACCGTGTTGGATGGAGCTCCTGTTACGATCGTCGGGCATTCTTTAGGAGGCGTCAACGCTTATCAATTTGCTGCCCGTTATCCCGAGCTTGTGAACGCAGTCATCGTGGAAGATATCGGCGTAGAAATTAAGGCCGACTTATCCTTTGCAGAAAAACTCCCACATCGCTCCCCTTCTTTACACGATCTTAGGAAATCCCTCGAAGAAGCCGGGGTTCGGGCAGTCGATTATTTTTCGGAAAGCGTATTTGAGGATGAACAAGGCTGGGGATTCCGTTCTGATTTAAAAGGCATGCCTATCTCTCAACGACACATTAACGGGGAATGGTGGAACGAATGGCTGGCGTCTTCTTGCCCGATCTTGCTGATTCATGGCAAAAAAAGCTTTGTACTGGATGAAAGTCAAGCCGAGCGCATGGTTACCCAAAGGCCAAACACAAGGCTTGCAAGTTTTGCTGAGTGCGGGCATGATATTCATTCTACTGACCCTGATGGATATTATCAGGCTGTAAGAAGCTTTCTTGACGAGTTGAAAGAATAA
- a CDS encoding DUF4274 domain-containing protein — protein MEWAYVSKTKDLEIVRAAVDQLDINERDQRGRTPLMLFITNRMPPEAIQMLLDKGAELEAEDKLGDTALKKAVKFKQVDAVKRLLQQGAELDSKHGILATAWNVARNDKAIADLLLETKGAVRLILSSEEEETVDDILYEESEHKRCKKISLLDSSVLLHAVVNGYNWDDGPEAMIAAFENPACATITLLDMYEWMDADYWLEMDEEEIAESEERKRWRMLAIQLKEKLADK, from the coding sequence ATGGAATGGGCATACGTCAGCAAGACAAAGGATCTTGAGATCGTGCGAGCAGCAGTAGATCAATTAGATATTAACGAACGGGATCAACGCGGGCGAACACCGCTGATGCTTTTTATCACAAACCGAATGCCGCCAGAAGCAATTCAGATGCTATTGGATAAAGGCGCAGAGCTGGAAGCGGAAGATAAGCTGGGCGATACCGCGTTGAAAAAAGCCGTCAAATTCAAGCAGGTCGATGCCGTAAAACGACTGCTGCAACAGGGAGCCGAGCTTGACTCTAAGCATGGCATTTTGGCTACTGCTTGGAATGTGGCTAGGAACGACAAAGCGATTGCAGACCTGCTGCTCGAAACGAAAGGCGCAGTACGTCTAATACTGTCTTCTGAGGAAGAGGAAACGGTGGACGATATTTTATATGAGGAATCTGAGCACAAGCGGTGCAAGAAAATCAGTCTGCTTGATTCATCTGTTCTCCTTCATGCTGTAGTGAATGGCTACAACTGGGATGACGGACCGGAGGCGATGATTGCGGCTTTTGAGAATCCTGCCTGTGCAACGATCACTCTTTTGGATATGTATGAATGGATGGATGCCGACTACTGGCTGGAAATGGACGAGGAGGAAATCGCGGAATCGGAGGAACGAAAACGCTGGAGAATGCTCGCCATCCAATTAAAAGAGAAACTTGCAGATAAATAA
- a CDS encoding SMI1/KNR4 family protein translates to MIAAIKSILQKIDEIREKKITLPPQQNAIFFNPTLNADEISLFEEQLNVKLPDDFKCFLSEIGNGGFGPGYGLIPLGTETIIDPRIPVGNPDIFDTEKDFAYVSAWNYEPLRHAIENGSSDKDKLMEYYFSVERITGAIRVCDWGGGGLSLLVVKGREYGKVWSDYRGDFGGIFPETLSDEDLGHLSFLQWYEAWLDEIVLEVSLEKRRFW, encoded by the coding sequence ATGATAGCAGCTATTAAATCAATTTTGCAAAAAATAGATGAAATTAGAGAGAAAAAAATAACGCTACCTCCCCAGCAAAATGCTATATTCTTCAATCCTACGCTCAATGCTGATGAAATTTCTTTATTTGAGGAACAATTGAATGTTAAACTCCCTGATGACTTCAAATGTTTTTTATCCGAAATAGGGAATGGAGGGTTTGGTCCTGGCTATGGACTCATTCCGCTTGGCACGGAAACAATCATAGACCCGAGGATACCCGTAGGAAATCCGGACATCTTTGATACTGAAAAAGATTTCGCGTATGTATCGGCTTGGAACTATGAGCCGTTAAGACACGCAATAGAGAATGGCTCTTCGGATAAAGATAAATTGATGGAATATTACTTTTCGGTCGAACGGATAACTGGCGCTATCCGGGTTTGCGATTGGGGCGGAGGTGGTCTGAGCCTACTCGTTGTAAAAGGTCGTGAATATGGGAAAGTATGGAGTGATTACAGAGGAGATTTTGGCGGTATATTTCCTGAGACACTCTCAGACGAAGATCTTGGTCATCTGTCCTTTTTGCAATGGTATGAGGCATGGTTGGACGAAATCGTTTTGGAAGTATCGTTGGAAAAGCGTCGTTTCTGGTAG
- a CDS encoding helix-turn-helix transcriptional regulator, with product MPKSKRLLEMMMTVNRKRKFTVSELANEFGVSGRTILRDLQELSELGVPLYSEVGPHGGYHVLKERILPPIAFSEEEAVAIFFAIHALRHHTSLPFETESSSALNKFYQFMPPDIRDRIDQMKRRVDFVTPKRQASSPHLSALLDAAIQQKVFLITYETRGQQSKREMQPIGIYTKNGLWYCPAYCYQHQDIRVFRCDRIHSAEQSASKPLDLRDIHLENRRIKTVEDQDTVHLIAELTIEGVQACEAELWLASMLHVRQDGSGWLEGNVARSDILFFSKFLIGLGKEVTVQHSPEIVDGIKTHLAELMNIYSQ from the coding sequence ATGCCAAAATCAAAAAGACTGCTGGAAATGATGATGACTGTCAACCGGAAGCGCAAGTTTACTGTGAGTGAGCTTGCTAACGAATTTGGCGTTTCAGGGCGAACCATACTCCGGGACCTGCAAGAGCTGAGTGAGTTAGGCGTGCCTTTGTACTCTGAGGTGGGACCGCATGGCGGATATCATGTTTTGAAGGAAAGGATTTTGCCTCCTATTGCATTCTCCGAGGAGGAAGCGGTCGCAATCTTTTTCGCGATCCATGCACTTCGACACCATACCTCTCTGCCATTTGAGACAGAATCCTCCTCGGCGCTGAACAAATTTTATCAGTTCATGCCGCCGGATATTCGCGATCGCATAGATCAGATGAAACGACGTGTTGATTTCGTAACACCGAAGCGGCAAGCAAGCTCCCCACATTTATCGGCGTTACTGGATGCCGCCATCCAACAAAAAGTATTCCTTATCACTTATGAAACACGCGGACAACAATCCAAGCGGGAGATGCAGCCGATTGGAATTTATACAAAAAACGGTTTATGGTACTGCCCGGCATATTGTTATCAACATCAAGATATTCGTGTGTTTCGTTGTGACCGTATCCATTCGGCCGAACAATCGGCATCGAAGCCATTGGATCTTCGAGACATTCACCTGGAAAATCGGCGGATCAAAACAGTGGAGGATCAGGACACGGTCCACTTAATTGCGGAGCTGACGATTGAAGGTGTGCAGGCTTGTGAGGCTGAACTTTGGCTTGCATCCATGCTGCATGTGCGGCAGGATGGAAGTGGTTGGTTGGAAGGAAATGTAGCGCGAAGTGACATCTTGTTTTTTTCAAAGTTCTTGATTGGGTTGGGGAAAGAAGTGACTGTACAGCATTCACCAGAAATAGTGGACGGCATAAAAACGCATTTGGCAGAACTGATGAACATTTATTCGCAATGA